tatacccagacactcacacagtGGCAttctcagacacacacagtcacacacactaacatacccagaaagacagtaatatacccagacacacacacttgcaTTCTCATTCGCAAACACGCTAGCATTTAATGTTCCAGTGGTCCTTGTGGCAGGTGATGGTCAAGGCCCCTTGGTGTCCTGCTGCACAAAGGGCCGGTcacagcacagcctccatagactgcattaaaagggGCATGCCAAATGTGGAGGAGTAGCTGGGGTGCTGCCCTACGTTGGACCTAGGGTAAATACACCCCTGCTTGGCAGAGAAGAGCAGGCAGGCAGCTACTGTTCTTCTAATGCATTTTTCCAAAAGTCCCTGCAGTGTTTTGTTGCAATGTGTTGGTGGAACCCTGATTGGGAAGTGTTTGTCAATGCCTCTGtcatttgtattaaataaatggCAATTTATAGCATATTTTAAGATTAACCCAAGGCCTTTAACATGTACTGTACCAGCAGTATTACAATATTTCTGTATGGCCCCACAGACCATGGGCTCCAATAATAGGCTCTGATATAAGGCCAGAATCATGTAATAACTGTCCATCTATATCTCATGGCTGTAGTCCTCACAAAGTCTGGGCAGCCTGGGGGATTCAagtccacggggggagtcccggctaGGGAGAttattaaagcacatcgtgcagacgtgccggcagtggagggGGCATAGTttcagcatatctcggggggggggcagagtgacagcatatctcgggggggggggcagagtgacagcatatctcaggggggcaaagtgacagcatatctgggggggggcagagtggcatatctgggggcaaagaggcatatctataagtaaggtgcattaaaatggctattggttttctgtttgtatgtaacatatgttgactgcataatagataccaaaaatgttaaaatacagtgtgttagttagaatactgttttactattccactaatgtgtattttttctgaaaatctaaattttagggtgcggcctataatcgggtgcggcctataatcgagtcaatacggtacatatatatatatatatatatatatatacatatatatatacatacacacatacagatatatatacacacacataggtaaacatacacatacatttatacaaacacatatatatacacatatatgtatacatacatatattgatTCTTATATATATGTCAGAAACCTCGATGTATTTATACACCGTTCCCCATATATAGTATCTATTTCCTCTTCCCACTATCAAAAGTTGGCAGCACTGCCAGTTCCAGTCTAATGACGTCACCGGATACGTTTCCCGAGTTCCACTGAGGTGATGGGGATCGTCATAACCCATTCATGATTTTCTATTAGTGGGCGTGGTTATTTCTTTTGCGAACGATTGGTCGAGTTCATCCAATCAGCACAGGGGGGTGGTTGTAGCGGTATTACACTAGGTGGATAGGGTAGACCCGGAAACAGGAACTGGCAGGGCGAGAGACTTGAGCTAGCCGCACGGGGAAGCCATCTTACTGTATCCCGGGAAGATGACCGGGAAATCGGTGCGGGATGTGGAGCGATACCAGGCTGTGCTGTCCGAGCTTCTGCTACGGGAGGAGAACAAGTTCTGCGCCGACTGCCATGCCAAAGGTAAAGGGTGTCGCCCCAATCAGTCGCTTCCCCGCAGGAGACCGTTGTAACAGACCCCAATGATTTTGGTACCTTTTTGTCATAATGTTATTCAGTCGTGCGTTAGCGCCCAGGGGTGCCCGTGATGTATGGCTTATTCCATAGGTACGGTTGCCTTATGGTTTGGGGCGTGAAAGAGCCGTTTTCACACAGTGGGCGTTTAGCTGTTCGTGACAATAGACTCTGGGGTTAATGCTTTAATGATCAGCatcttcttatatatatatatatattttattacgtCACCACTGAGCACCCATCATGCAGCGATTCATTGGAGGTGCCCACTGATCATCAGCCTTTATAAGAGCTCCATCATAGGCTATCCATGCCTTCATTACTAGTGATGACATACATTCTCCACTACGTCATCCATGCTACAGGTTGTCCTCATTACCTCATCCCATTCCCGAAGAGATTGCATAGAAGAAATGTTTATGGCAGCAACACTAAGGAATCTgcctttataataaatatcctTTTCCATAACGGGGTCATTGAAACCTTGTATGTTTAGTAATATTTGTCACATGTTACAGAATGAAAATGCACATCTGAGTTCCAAAAAGCTAACATAAATGGGAAATATCTGCCCCTGAACATTAAAGCTCTATGGAGTCTGCTGGCGCAATATAAGTAACTGTAGAGTGTACAGTAATATGTTTCAGCACTGAAGAAAACTTTCTTTTTGGAGATAATgttgttgtcggtcatgtgatattttgggtggctttcgctgctcaagcaccacactgagctgattctttatggcaatgctaataaagtccttTGTAGACTTATTAGTCAGAGTGGCTgactaagactgagccattctatttgtTACCCcagggcagtatgataaggaatcTGGGGGTTTCattagtagattgggctaataTGACAGATGTCTTAAAAATAGCTCAATGCGAATGAAATGCTTGTTTCCATGCATCTGTGCTGGGGGTTtctctttaaagggacagtttacggACCCTGACTGCCTAATACATATAGAAGAGTGTCTATTAAGTGCTTTATTTAGCATTctttaaaacttaaaataaataataaaaaaaaacaaaacgggtAGAAGCTGCTGCTCACCACTCTTTGTAGTGAATGGCACACCgagtggtcatttgcaaagggTTCATCATatgaatttaaagggactgctgggctattaaatgcattaaagtgcatatgatggctgagtgTCCCTCTAACTTATATTGTGGAAATGATGTATGAAATGACTCTCTGCTAGTGAAAAGCAGTTTGGTGTCTTTAGAACCCATTGGTGCCCTCTGTATGTAACTGAAGAAGGAACTGGGTGATGTCTCCTATACCAGATCGTGCGAGTGTTGAACCTGATAGAGCTGCTTGACTGTCGCAAGGCAGTACAATGCGTAGTTTACTGCACTGTATGGTGTGTGAGTCAGCTGCCGGTGTGTTGATGGTGTACACAGCTGCAGGCAACGTGCCTGTCCTTAAAGAGACAATTCCGCATTCAAGGTCCCATGTATCATAGGCACTTTCTATTTGTACTGTTGACATCCGTGTCTAGATCCCAACTTAAAAATGgtccagggctcgacaaatttggtttggccAAAAAAGTTAGCAGCCAGcgtttttctttcttccacaGTCATCTTTTTGTTTACATCCATTACCCTCTGGTCTGCACTTAAAGGATGTTTATCGGGGCAATATGACATAAAACACGCCTTTTGTACCGTACcacagttaaccccttcatggcaaggggtattttacaccataaaggcTCAAGCTTTTATGTTTaaccattaaaaacacaaaaagaggaATAGTGTACTTGCTAAAGATtaaattatttagatttttcacaATAAGCCATATTcatgctaataaatattttatttattagggaATGTACTTTTTTATAAATTactacacgtacacacacacacacacacatgcacgcaCGCTTCTGCCTCTTACCTTATGGAGACCTGTCTGCACTGCATGCTGCTGCTCACAAACACTGACGCTTTaccacatgcacacacatgttTACACCACACGCACTTATGCACTTTAAACCTATATCCTGacctacacactcatgctatTGCCATGTTGTAACATATGCCACATTCTtgtacatatgcacacactatccaaGAATATATACTCGCACATGCTGGtcaacaatatacatatataaaatacacactgaatctggcaGTATCAGACATACTGGCTCCATACACGCAcagactccagcactatacacgTACACAGACCTGCCTATCTTCTGCCATTGTGAATCCGGCATCACAATTAGAACAGTCTGCAGCAGAGGTAAAGCAAAAGAATAACTGCTGTCGGGAGAGCATCCACCgtgtttttccatattttcaggAGGTTAAAGCTTTGTATTTTTGTGattatgtgaaatatatagatttaaatATCTAGACCTTTTAAAGCCTGAGCATCGGGTGCTTTGATTATCCTTGGGATAGGACACTCGGTAACAAGGGAAAGTCGTCTTCATTTTTATCGGTTATGGTTTCTTCTACTCCAAACTTAGCACTTTGTGCCAATCTTCACTCCAAATTTAGGCTCTCACCAATGAGCATATAGAAGAAATGTCTTCGCTTGGAGGAAAGATCAGAGAGGCCGTataatatgaaacaataaaatatgtaaatgagttGAACAATCGGCAAGAGCAAAGTATACTTCAAAGTGGAGAAACAGAGGTTTAGATGCTTGGATGTGATGGTGGATGAGTGGAATAGGGGGACAGAGACATCGTGTcctcttatgttttttttttttcttcggttAGACGATATGACTGTGACTTTTTATAcaacaaaaagggaaaaataggATGCAAGTGAGAGTTATGGGGCATCCGGATGACCCTCTAGAAATGTAACTTGTTCTCCTTTATCTTGTTTTCTTGTGCTTGTCCATTTCCCCTGGCCCTGCATTGTGCAATATACAGGAAGTGAGCTGTCTCGCAACCACACTTATTGACGGCTGCACGGTATAGAAAAGAATATGCAATCCGTCAGCAAATGGGTGCTATTAACTCATTAGCCTTTTTATTGAGTACTGGTATCTGTGGGGTCATTGTGCTTATGAGCTTACACTCTTTAATGTACAGTCGGgcacaaattttttttctttttcaaaactACTTAATAAAGCTTTGTTTCTGTCCACCTCTATGCAGGTCCGCGATGGGCTTCTTGGAACATTGGAGTCTTTTTGTGCATTCGTTGTGCTGGAGTTCATAGGAATCTAGGAGTCCACATCTCCAGGGTGAAATCGGTCAATCTGGACCAATGGACACAGGAACAAATACAGGTGAGACAGAGAAACCTCCGATCAGAACTCGCATCTTCATGACTCTTCTTAAGTATACTTTTCAGAATGAGAAATATGACAgctgggaggaggaggagggggccGAAGAGGCTATTAACAGCCAAGCTTGAGTATATTAACCAGTTGGCTTTTTGCTACGGTCAATGTTTGTTTCATGTGGTCGTATTTGCATTTGGTAGACGTTGACCCATAGGATTCGCTAGTAGTGAAGTATTTTAGTAACCAAGACACTTGGGTAATCCATTAGTTTTCTGGTGAGGAGATCCTGAAAAACCTATGTTCTTTCTTGGTGAATCTCTCCCTTGAGATATAAGTACTTATGTGGTTTGTTCATTGAGTCAATTTTTCTTCGTTTGCTGTGAGTAACATACAtgtttgtctctctctctttttctctctcttttcttgggATCAGTGCATGGAGGAGATGGGGAATGGAAAAGCCAAAAGGCTATATGAAGCGTTCCTCCCTGAAAGTTTCATCAGACCGCAGACAGACCAGTATCCTTGACATAACGTTTATCTTGCTTATCTTTTGTTAAGTATGTGGGACATCTCTTAACTCAAGACAAGGAATTTATATAGAAAACTCATAGATCTCCTTAAGGTATGGTTTCTGTGCATTACTGAGTACAAAGAATACAGAACATACCTTTTCCTTAACCAAATTCCCTCAGAGCTGTTGAAAGTTTTATTAGAGAGaaatatgaaaagaagaaatataTGGACCGCAGTGTGGACATCAATGCATTCAGGGTGAGCAACAGCAGTGCGCATGCATGGTATCTTTCTAGTGCACAGATACATTTGGAGCAATCTATGGGaatattagttatttttatattgattaCACTAAATTTTCAACTGTGCCTCAAGAGTATAAATATGACAAATGTATCTTTTAGAGAAGGGATGGAATTAGTCAATTACTGGTTACTTTAATTGAAGAATGTGTGTTTGGATAATGTGGTTCTGGTATGGTGTTTGTTTGTTAAATGTAATTCTCCTGCAAGCTCagctgaccctgcataataTACAGTTATGTGAGGTGACCTTCAGGGCCTACTTATTttgtcttgcaggagaaactcgCTAAGGTGAGTCGAGTGAGCTAAAGCTTCAGCTCTCTCAagctccctctttagtgaataaccatTTGAGTCTTTTACCATCCATGTGAAATTTCTGATCAGACACGAGCCTTGCTGCTAATGCTTTATTTAGTTTAATTGTAGAATCTTGGACTTGTAAACGGTGTGTTCTGTAAAAATTgggttcttaaccccttcaatcccaggggtttttggtacctcaaagcccagagcaattttgccatttttggggtatgtcggtttagcgatgattctcttttcctgtgaatagtgtacccatgtaaactatatattgttttttcaaggagagatagagctttcgtttgataccatagttggatgattagctgaaaatttagaatgagaaatttagtaaaaactagcgaagattagaaaaataaactaatttttttttacattttccctctgaatcctcacaaaattaggtaaagtgatggaaaatcccctccaagtttattaattcagctgtcctgatttcagaaatacctaatttatatagattttccagaatttgccagctccagggagcatactattaggtgtacaattttgtataatttttatgcctatggcttatcgggtttgggggttgtgaacgggggcaggagggttatactggctagatgttatgctagggcaatgggaagtaaggttttttaataatttttttattatctttttttatatatttttttttaattttttttttattttaatttttttacattttttttattttttatatattatttttacacagaaatggttagaggtcctcctagggacctcctgaacatgccagtgatgtcacaatgacatcacagctcatgttataatttttttttgtattatttatattaatattttaatgatttatttaatattatttttaaatcactaaccgttttttttttttctgcttttctcttacaggacgggagggggagtgagagagatggtctctcactcccctccccgcgatccccctgcaccgatcacactgtgatctctatgcaggtcctcacagacctgcatagagatcgtagcgtctctgtgcctcatcggagtgcaggatatccccgcaggggatatcctgtactccgatgaccttccgggttacgtcagcagtgacgtaacccggaagggaatgcccgatcgcgcgtttgcaactgcgcgatcgcgcgatcgggcagtttaccggtaacagcttaccggctttcatgccggaagctgttacgggcgatcggacagcagaaagccggcaaagccggcttctgctgtcagtggggagttcaggctgtcaaacgacagcctggtctcccgtgcagcggcagggatgtgtccctgacgctgcacgaagggctggacgtaccgggacgtccataggggtttctttgtgggcgttttttggacgtcccggtacgtctataggggattgaaggggttaaaccagtcTTTAAAGGGCCACTAATGTCCTGTATTCATAAAACCTTTATGGTTACATATAAATGTGTCTCAAACGCAGAATAGACGCAATGCCTAAATTTATTTTGTGAACTAACGATTCATATAAATTAAGCTACCAGAATTTATACGCAAGGATGATTTGTGATGTGTGGACAATTTACTCATTAGCTAGATCTCTGCAACGACTCAAAAGTGAATATGTTGCCAATCTGAAAGCCAGTTGTTTCAATGGAAACAGTTTTTCATTGAAACTCAATAGTGGCATGCTTACAGTTTGTAGCCAAAGTACACGGCTCAACCGGATGATCCGTGCACCCTAGGGCATCATTGTGATTATTTGTCACTGTGGAATTCTAGAGATGGCTATGGTCAACTTGATGGTCATCCATGGAATAGCACCTATGGATATACCCTTGTAACTGATGTTAATATTAACCTAAAAGTGACCTGTGCTCTATGAGGTCGTGttcatcattattttctttccccAAACAGAAGGAGAAAGAAATCAAGTGTAAGAAGTCAGAATCTGCCCCTGAGATAAAATCTGAGCAAGTCATCTTTGAGAAGGTCAAGCTGGTATGTTATGCATTTGTATCACTGACTGCTTTTATTAACCTATAATTGTTAGGCCTGAAACAAGTGTTTCTCAGAACAATGACCCTGAGGAGAGTCTTAGGGAGGAGTAGTACATACCTTAAAATGActctattattaaaacaacGTATTCCAACTTTATTTCACTGACTCTACTTTCCAGACTGTTATGCtatgtacagtgctgtgaaaaaaatgctcCCTTTCTGATTACTTTTTGTCATAAATGTTACATGATCagttaaaagctgcattttgtttttactccATTTATGGAAGATAAAACCTGTATGGCCTATGTGCAAAAGCAATTGCTGCCCTAAATCTAATAATTGGTTGTGCCACCCAAGATGGCAACAACTGCTGTCAAACATTTGTGAGGCAAATGatgcctgcagttctttacgtATTAGTCTAGGTTCTTTTatgacctcctggatgagttgTTGATGcgctcttggaggaatttttgTAGGACAGTCACTCCCTCTTGGAGGAATTATTGTAGGACAGCCCCTCCTGGACAGGTTCACCACTattccaagttttctccatttgtagataatgacTCTCACTGTGGTTCGCTGGAGTCCCAGaacctttccagactgatagatgtcagtTATCTGTTCATAAATGACTTTAGATTGTGGCATCATGTGTTGCATTTTGAGACATTTTAGCCTACTTTTCTTTtcaagacaggttctatttaattgatgtttagattcaacaggtcTGGCAGTTTTCATGCCTGgttgtgtctagtgaaattgaacccagtTATCTATTAAATCTgtttgatttagtaactaagtgggcaattacattttcagggccaacatttaaaaatggcattttatgtTTACTGGGGTTATCTtagaaaaatattacaattagtTTGACCTGAAACATTTTAAGCGTGACAAAAAAAGGGCAAATTTTACAGCACTGTAAGTGACCCTGCagcatattttaatgtttagggGTGGAATGCTATTACACAATAATACAGCTTTAATCAAAGTGATAAGCTACGTGGTCCATaatgcagggctcgacaaatcccaggcgccaggtcgccatggcgacagagaattttcccctggcgcctaggttttgtcagcctcttacatccagaaaaaattgtggatgtaagaggctgagttaccacacgggggcgctgctgtctgcccagaagtctgggcagacagcacagccactccgagcccgcccccgagcctgagatcactcccacggagtgatcctgtaggctgaaaacgcggttgctggaaaagcagcaatcgtgttttcagctgccacaggcagcctcagggaaggggtttgcgtgttgattgggtccccacacaagtctggggacctcacccaacaccccccagctgcctgatcgctccatgggagcgacagcgcagcgttaaccccttcagtgccgcgatcgcggcatttaggggttaattcccgttttgggggctttgctgctggtggtctgcctggaagcccaggcagaccagcaacagcaaaaacgagcccccacaagccctttgatgactcctgtaggtatggaagcctacagcagtcatcaaagagactccctctgcaatggctggtccatagaccagcaattgagtcccagctgccagaggcagcttcagggacaggggagagggttcttcggtctccacatgagtgtggagaccagccccaacacccccctgctgcctgatcgctccctgagagcgacagtgcagcgttaaccccttcaatgccgcgatcgcagcgttttaggggttaactcccgttttgtaaggggctctgctgccggtggtctgcctggaagcccaggcagaccagcaacagcaaaaaaacgagcccccacaagccctttgatgattcctgtaggcatagaagcctacagcagccatcatagactcccccctgcagtggctggtctatagactagcaattgcttcccagctgccagaggcagcttcagggacagggtgagagggttctttggtctcgccatgagtgtggagaccagccccaacagccccctgctgcctgatcactccatgagagcgacagtgcagcgttaaccccttcaatgccacaattgtgtatgacacattcgtggcattgcaggggttaacatttgtccccacaagcttgtggggactaaatatctgtcaatgctgtgctccaatggaacatcagtatcgaaagagttaaaaaaatgaaaaaaatgtatttaaaaaaaaaaaacaaacagcactgacctgaaagtccagggtgcttccaggtcaaacgctgtgagtttagtaagtgggctgatgatgatcagatcactcctaaccaactgttagtttaaaaaaatcctggctcctaacttttttacctggcgcctagattcacaacaaatttgtcaagccctgccatAATGAAGATGTCAGGGACACCATTCAGTGTTCAAATATTCTAAATAGCGGTAAGGTTTGGTGAATTGCATCCAGCAGTAATTTTTGTTAAGTAATATCTGGGACGCATAACAATGTATGACGTTCATTCAAGACGGCTATGAGGAGAACTGCATGACTTGCCGTGGAACAAACACATCAGCTGCTGACTTACCAAAAAGTGGCCGACTTATTGATAATTTGTTAGATTTAACAACTTTTAAGAAGGTTTTAATTATCTTGCTATCAAGTTTTGTATAGAGGCGTATACTGAATATATATTACTTAAATGTTAAGTGCCTTAATGGTAATttacgtttttattttatgttcagcCGCTTAAGAAGGATGACTTTCTGCCTATAAAGACCTCTCCCCCCAAAACAGAGCCTGTCATGGACCTTTTAGGCCTAGGTGAGATGACCTGCCAAAccatatcaatttttttttattttttatttttttttaactttaagagAATGTGAATACTTTATTGAAGGCAGATATACTGTGCTGTACTGGATAGAAAATTAGGCTATTCATTAACAAAAACGCTGTATTTATTAACCCTCCACTGTGGGTTTTTAGAACTTAGGATGGCAGAGCTACACCGAAACCAGTGGGCGAAGAGTGGTTACATACCTTGAGTAGTATGTAAAACAATCCAAGACGGTTGCGAGTGATAACATTTGAGGACCTTACCCACTTTTCGAAGTACATTCAACCAATGTTTGCTTTCTGCATGACTATAACTTTCAGAGAGCAATTTTAAACTTATATGGCTAATATTATCTAGAACTGTATCCAGTACCATACAGAGTCAAACAATCTTTCACTATCGCAACTGTTAAGCTCTTGTACAAATCTGTCTTTTATCTGATTTAGTTCAGATCTTTACACCATTTCTAGACTTCCATTCCTCTATTCCCCCTCCTTGGTGTCTCCCCTATTACTATCCACCCCCTATTTAATGTATTCATCTAGATGCCCCTGTTGATGCTGCTGTTCATAATGGGAAGCCCAGCACCAGCCTTGAAAAGGAACTGGACTTGTTTGGACCTATCCCGACGATGGCTGCCTCCACATCCAGCCAGGTAACTAGACTGTGTTACACAGCAGTAAAGAGGTAGccaataagaagaagaaaaaaacactttgcctCTACATTGTTAGTCTCCTGTCAGTTAGATCTTCTGTTTCACCTTGAGTAGTGCTTATAATGGTTTCTGATTCGTAGTTGGTCGTTCACCAGAGGTGATGTTGGAGGCACTCTTGTgaaacttcctgttctcagatAATTAGACTGAAGCTTGCGTATAGagcagggtaaaaaaaaaatcaccctcCAAAATTCCCTAAAAAGAACTTTGTCACAAAAAACTCTTGCTTGGAAGCCTTCATTTCCTCAGATGTGGAATGTGAAAGTTATGAATGAGATGTTTCAGGAAATGTTGCAGCATGACCTTTGGTTGGGAACTGCTGGGTTCTGCCCCCCTTTTCCCTTGTCATTGCTAGCTAGGGAGTTGCTGCAAAAGTAGGTGAAGAAAGTCTGTGTTCCTGGTAACTCCTGGGGATTCTCCACAACGTACGCCTGTATCCTCCATGTATACCCTGCTTACTCACTGCTTAATAGTTACTACAAACAAACTGGACCATTTTCTATTCCTGCACCATTAGCTGCTGAGACAGGCCTTATTATTCAAAGAGTCAAATTAGACCATAGATGTTGAGTAAATGAGAGCAGTCTTTTAGATATAGAGTAGACTTTtagatagatattttttttatctacatcATCAGCACCACTTGGTATAGTTCCTGGTACTATATGGTGTGCCTAATTACTGAGCTTCTGCTTTTTTGATTGCCACCAGGCAGTAAGTTCAATGTCTGTAACTGCGAGTTCTGGATCTGTCCCTGAAAACCTAAACCTGTTCCCAGAGTCGGGAGCAAAAACAGAGGAAGGAGGGAAAAAACAACTTTCTAAGGACTCTATCTTGTCTCTTTATGGGTCCCAACCACCACAAATTCCAGCACAAGGTATGGGCCCTAGGTATATCTGAAGACCATAAGGCTGGTGCCTGGTTCTAGAACGGAGTGTCTACTATGACATCTGATTGCTGTTGGGGATCATTGATTCAGATACTAACATTTGCTTACCATTTTTTTCATCCTTTCCAAGCAGGAGCCCTCTTTATGGCGCCTGCACAGATGGCATATCCAGGTGCTTATGCTGGCTTCCCTGCAGTCCCTCCTCCAGGGAGCGTCATGGGTGGAATGATGGCATCGCCAGTGGGAATCATGGCTCAGCCAACACACCCAAACATGGTTGCTCCTATGGCAATGCCTGCTGGGTATGTTGGAGGTGTACAGGCAGCTGTCATGGGTGTGCCAAATGGCATGATGGGCCAACATGCAGGCTATGTTGCAAACATGGGTGCTATGGCACAGCCAGTTTATGGTGTCCAGCCAGGACAGCAACTTCAGTGGAACGTCACCCAGGTAAGTGCAAAGCTCTTTCATTGTCCATTGTCTTCCTGCCAAAtgtttttcaataaatatattattcatactaaatgttaagACTGTACAGCTAGAAGTTGTGTcaaaataaaccattaaaaacaatatatattcagAAAGGGAAATCATGATTGAACGAACAtactgtaaaaatacaaaaaaagcttaaaatacCTTTAGTAATAACTGACAGATTACTCGAAAGTGTAGCCATCGTTCATAAAAAACAGGTGAGATTTATTCAGTTATGTATGTATCATTGGCTACTCACTGtagttttttgtttgctttcctTTTAGATGTCCCAGCAAATGGCAGGGATGACCATTTTTGGTGTAGGAGGCATGGCAGGGTACGGACAGCCTTCGTGTAACCAGGGACCCAACCAAACTCTCAGCTCTCCCATGTGGAAATGAAAAGCATTGTCTTCTGTCTGAATCTTACCT
This sequence is a window from Spea bombifrons isolate aSpeBom1 chromosome 2, aSpeBom1.2.pri, whole genome shotgun sequence. Protein-coding genes within it:
- the SMAP2 gene encoding stromal membrane-associated protein 2 isoform X2, with translation MTGKSVRDVERYQAVLSELLLREENKFCADCHAKGPRWASWNIGVFLCIRCAGVHRNLGVHISRVKSVNLDQWTQEQIQCMEEMGNGKAKRLYEAFLPESFIRPQTDQAVESFIREKYEKKKYMDRSVDINAFRKEKEIKCKKSESAPEIKSEQVIFEKVKLPLKKDDFLPIKTSPPKTEPVMDLLGLDAPVDAAVHNGKPSTSLEKELDLFGPIPTMAASTSSQAVSSMSVTASSGSVPENLNLFPESGAKTEEGGKKQLSKDSILSLYGSQPPQIPAQGALFMAPAQMAYPGAYAGFPAVPPPGSVMGGMMASPVGIMAQPTHPNMVAPMAMPAGYVGGVQAAVMGVPNGMMGQHAGYVANMGAMAQPVYGVQPGQQLQWNVTQMSQQMAGMTIFGVGGMAGYGQPSCNQGPNQTLSSPMWK
- the SMAP2 gene encoding stromal membrane-associated protein 2 isoform X1, with product MTGKSVRDVERYQAVLSELLLREENKFCADCHAKGPRWASWNIGVFLCIRCAGVHRNLGVHISRVKSVNLDQWTQEQIQCMEEMGNGKAKRLYEAFLPESFIRPQTDQAVESFIREKYEKKKYMDRSVDINAFRKEKEIKCKKSESAPEIKSEQVIFEKVKLPLKKDDFLPIKTSPPKTEPVMDLLGLDAPVDAAVHNGKPSTSLEKELDLFGPIPTMAASTSSQAVSSMSVTASSGSVPENLNLFPESGAKTEEGGKKQLSKDSILSLYGSQPPQIPAQAGALFMAPAQMAYPGAYAGFPAVPPPGSVMGGMMASPVGIMAQPTHPNMVAPMAMPAGYVGGVQAAVMGVPNGMMGQHAGYVANMGAMAQPVYGVQPGQQLQWNVTQMSQQMAGMTIFGVGGMAGYGQPSCNQGPNQTLSSPMWK